Proteins encoded in a region of the Verrucomicrobiota bacterium genome:
- a CDS encoding SDR family oxidoreductase, with translation MNPPNPFTLEGETALITGGGSGLGYGMAECFVHSGAKVVIVGRNETTLSEAVDGLGNRASYLVHDVTDLGRADTLIQEAGDVSILINNAGVHLKKPAHETTPEKFAAVMQTHVSAAQALTRAALPAMLERHHGNILFTASMSAIIGMPSVTAYSAAKSALVGMTRSLTAEVAKDGIRVNAIAPGWIETPMLRKAIGGDTERTNKILSRTPMERFGDPSDIGWAAVYLCSPAARFVSGVLLPVDGGAAIGF, from the coding sequence ATGAATCCACCTAACCCATTTACACTCGAAGGCGAAACGGCCCTCATTACCGGTGGCGGTAGTGGCTTGGGCTATGGGATGGCTGAGTGCTTCGTTCATTCGGGTGCAAAGGTCGTTATTGTCGGACGGAACGAAACGACTCTGTCTGAAGCCGTTGACGGTCTCGGAAACCGAGCGAGTTATCTCGTTCATGACGTGACTGACTTGGGCAGGGCCGATACTCTCATACAAGAAGCCGGGGACGTCAGCATCCTGATTAACAATGCGGGCGTGCACTTGAAAAAACCGGCCCATGAAACCACTCCCGAGAAATTTGCTGCAGTCATGCAGACGCACGTTAGTGCCGCCCAAGCTCTCACTCGCGCTGCCCTACCCGCCATGTTGGAACGCCACCACGGCAACATTCTCTTTACGGCCTCAATGAGTGCGATTATAGGCATGCCTTCGGTTACCGCTTACTCAGCTGCCAAGAGTGCTCTGGTCGGAATGACCCGGTCCCTCACCGCAGAGGTCGCCAAAGACGGAATCCGAGTCAACGCCATCGCCCCTGGCTGGATCGAGACTCCAATGCTACGTAAGGCCATTGGCGGCGATACTGAACGCACGAATAAGATTCTGAGTCGTACTCCGATGGAGCGTTTTGGCGACCCTTCCGATATCGGTTGGGCCGCCGTTTATCTCTGCAGCCCGGCCGCGCGTTTTGTATCAGGCGTGTTGTTACCAGTTGATGGCGGAGCAGCGATCGGGTTCTAG
- a CDS encoding transposase: protein MERLPEEGPSFPSRKTKRLRKGRLSTAGSRYFLTLVAHHRKSGLDHPQILSRIREVLFLMQKEGDFDLLCGTVMPDHLHLLVLLQDRLSLSQCVQKLKTKTRRVLLAANLRWQANYFDHRLRAEQTNEPFAFYIFLNPYRKKLIDPESVWAGWIGSESYRPHFQQSLIDGLFPPSSWVESESNFQDLIEVQGRKK, encoded by the coding sequence ATGGAACGACTTCCCGAAGAAGGACCTTCTTTTCCGAGTCGAAAGACCAAAAGACTTCGAAAGGGCCGTCTGTCCACCGCTGGATCACGCTATTTCCTGACCCTCGTTGCCCATCATCGAAAGAGCGGACTCGACCATCCTCAAATTCTCTCACGGATTCGGGAAGTTCTGTTTCTGATGCAGAAGGAAGGTGACTTCGATCTGCTTTGTGGAACGGTCATGCCGGATCACCTTCATCTCTTGGTCCTTCTTCAAGATCGGCTTTCTCTGTCTCAATGTGTCCAAAAACTGAAGACAAAAACGCGAAGAGTGCTCCTCGCAGCTAACCTTCGATGGCAGGCAAACTACTTTGACCATCGACTTCGTGCTGAGCAGACAAATGAACCCTTCGCTTTCTATATTTTTCTGAATCCCTACCGAAAGAAACTCATTGATCCAGAAAGCGTTTGGGCGGGTTGGATTGGTTCCGAAAGTTATCGGCCTCACTTCCAGCAAAGTCTGATTGATGGACTCTTTCCTCCTAGCAGCTGGGTTGAAAGTGAATCCAACTTTCAGGATCTGATTGAAGTCCAGGGTAGGAAGAAGTGA
- a CDS encoding glycoside hydrolase family 95-like protein produces the protein MFWTRPPQNEFEGAWLGNGMVGCMLWTEEGELRLQVFRGDIEDHRDFEYGYVGYTRSRLQVGSFYFPLKGDPNACNLRLDLYRATLVGKIGDYEIKLFVHTHDPIISCEVKGADASAWRWAPAKAEPTRPDPPTTEELVDAYMENYRVSRRIKRWTPNPSASITRSGPVTTSVQDLLGGGQHAVAWKTEDERLLISVCKSFPKNSVWHKAELGAAETQARNWLEKEFTEDWERSHLEWWANYYPKSFVSLPDEQVETVYWTQVYKMASATRGHYPMADTAGIWQTPSAWPYITWNLNVQLTYLPYYVSNRFELAESLIHSLWTCRENLRKNIRPVEWQEGAYWVGLATGSDLDNPWDMDQRDLHKGSCGNLIWALHCVWLHGRHSMDAELMNERLVPLLRGAVTYVCHLLQEEDDGLLHLMETFSPEFGATTDATYDLALLKWGLKTLLELAPTDDAKRPYWKDVLDRLPGYAVDKNGFRIGRDASFDRAHRHSSHLLQVYPLFEVTREQPESRAQIERSIQHFYTINQAEYDRTGHWDGFSAYTWTALASLSAAIGNGDDALRYLRGFISYDRVHANSLYGEWGPCLESPLSAAQCVHDMLLQSWGGIIRPFPAMPSEWTSAVFHRLSAEGGFDVSSEWKRSKLHWLVIASRAGSTCKVLASNFEGMTFTVDGKNEPFPRTDNGLLVFNLQKGQTAQFCPPSVQPSIEPLPSRGDRRNWYGLH, from the coding sequence ATGTTTTGGACTCGCCCTCCCCAAAACGAGTTTGAAGGAGCTTGGTTGGGAAACGGGATGGTGGGTTGCATGCTTTGGACCGAAGAGGGAGAACTCCGTTTGCAAGTCTTTCGTGGCGATATCGAAGATCATCGCGACTTTGAGTACGGCTACGTCGGGTATACGCGTTCGCGCCTTCAGGTCGGCTCGTTTTACTTTCCGCTCAAGGGAGATCCGAACGCCTGCAATCTTCGTCTTGATCTCTACAGGGCAACACTTGTGGGAAAAATCGGCGACTATGAGATTAAGCTCTTCGTCCATACCCATGATCCGATAATCTCTTGTGAGGTAAAGGGAGCCGATGCGAGCGCGTGGCGATGGGCTCCGGCGAAGGCCGAACCGACCCGTCCCGACCCTCCAACGACGGAGGAATTAGTGGATGCTTACATGGAGAACTACCGAGTCTCTCGCCGGATCAAGAGATGGACTCCGAATCCGTCAGCTAGCATCACGCGTTCCGGTCCAGTCACTACCTCTGTTCAGGATTTGCTCGGTGGAGGGCAACACGCAGTTGCCTGGAAAACAGAAGACGAGCGACTGCTCATTAGCGTGTGTAAGTCGTTTCCCAAAAACAGTGTCTGGCACAAGGCAGAGTTGGGCGCGGCCGAGACACAGGCGAGAAATTGGTTGGAAAAGGAGTTTACGGAAGACTGGGAACGATCTCACTTAGAATGGTGGGCCAACTACTACCCAAAGAGTTTCGTCAGTCTGCCGGACGAACAGGTCGAGACCGTTTACTGGACACAGGTCTACAAGATGGCCTCGGCGACCCGCGGTCACTATCCGATGGCCGACACCGCTGGAATTTGGCAGACGCCATCCGCCTGGCCCTACATCACTTGGAATCTCAACGTCCAACTGACCTACCTCCCCTACTACGTTTCCAACCGGTTTGAACTAGCGGAGTCTTTGATCCATTCGCTTTGGACCTGCCGGGAAAACCTTCGAAAGAATATCCGTCCGGTTGAGTGGCAGGAGGGCGCCTACTGGGTCGGGTTGGCGACGGGTAGTGATCTCGACAACCCGTGGGATATGGATCAGCGCGATTTGCACAAAGGATCCTGTGGAAATCTGATTTGGGCACTGCATTGCGTGTGGCTGCACGGTCGTCACTCGATGGATGCCGAGTTAATGAACGAGCGACTCGTTCCACTTTTGCGCGGTGCGGTCACCTACGTTTGCCACCTTTTACAGGAAGAGGACGATGGCCTCCTTCACCTCATGGAGACCTTTAGTCCCGAATTCGGCGCAACCACCGATGCGACCTACGATCTGGCGCTTCTCAAATGGGGCCTGAAGACTCTGCTCGAGTTGGCGCCGACCGATGATGCAAAACGCCCATACTGGAAAGACGTGTTGGATCGTTTGCCCGGCTACGCGGTCGATAAAAACGGCTTTCGGATTGGGCGAGACGCTTCTTTCGACCGCGCCCATCGCCATTCCTCGCACCTCTTGCAGGTGTATCCCTTGTTCGAAGTTACCAGGGAGCAACCCGAATCACGGGCGCAGATCGAAAGATCGATTCAGCATTTTTACACCATCAACCAAGCTGAATACGACAGAACAGGACACTGGGACGGCTTCTCTGCTTACACCTGGACGGCGCTCGCTTCCCTCTCAGCCGCCATCGGAAATGGTGATGACGCTCTCCGCTATCTGAGAGGGTTTATCAGCTATGATCGGGTTCATGCCAATAGTCTCTACGGCGAGTGGGGGCCCTGTCTGGAGTCGCCTCTCTCGGCGGCACAGTGTGTTCACGATATGCTCCTTCAAAGTTGGGGTGGCATCATTCGCCCCTTCCCAGCGATGCCCTCGGAGTGGACCAGTGCTGTCTTCCATAGACTTTCAGCGGAAGGCGGTTTCGACGTCAGTTCGGAGTGGAAACGTTCGAAGCTGCATTGGCTGGTTATAGCGAGCCGAGCAGGATCAACGTGCAAAGTCTTGGCCAGTAATTTTGAGGGGATGACTTTCACGGTAGACGGGAAGAACGAACCGTTTCCAAGAACGGATAATGGCCTCCTTGTTTTCAATTTGCAGAAAGGGCAAACCGCCCAGTTTTGCCCGCCATCAGTCCAACCTTCAATCGAACCGCTTCCTTCGCGTGGGGACCGAAGAAACTGGTATGGCCTCCACTAG
- a CDS encoding glycoside hydrolase family 2 TIM barrel-domain containing protein, whose translation MFTHNRDTFDLNGVWKFNPDPYQRCRQQKWWLKEGDNTSFFPCFNIEGLWDTNVPSTWKKEFEELKWYDGHANYVKDFELDKVPEDMEAFLCFDGVTYRSEIYLNGKHVGDHDWGYSPFQMRVTNLLSKKNRLFVLVDNFMREDRVPGIRCDWNNDGGITGKVSLIFVPKIHIHNFRTSTKLLGDSVSIEVEVDARSYADPNEGATLPITMAIPELNLEALIEVPVNGKATHTFELDREKTRLWSPEDPKLYRTKLSTPFENLEDEIGYREIRRDGRQVFLNGKELHLYGVAVHSEFPETGRAATPEGIQLMLERARNLGCNFLRCAHYPYADDFARAMDKAGMLWWEEVPVYWLTHVHEEPQLGYALGMLREMIVRDWNRASLIIWSVSNECAGDGSPMGSHSDLAGGNYPYWVEATKLVRELDPSRLISSADSGYRKTTKSKWQPDAGDAFDTAIKGEDWHPGHPDAFYELLDILGANLYVNNPGDNPTATDKLVEMLKPYNKPLMITEFGSMSTTEESPEGRTASDLGHPERHATILREAYEAMASCPEIIGYVPWALMDVRVPMHWRWYNRGSGTFAYGLLDNQYDEKAVYQVVKECIAEIKEATGQT comes from the coding sequence ATGTTCACCCACAACCGAGACACCTTCGATTTAAACGGTGTCTGGAAGTTCAATCCGGACCCTTACCAGCGCTGCCGCCAGCAAAAATGGTGGCTCAAAGAGGGGGATAACACGAGCTTCTTCCCCTGTTTCAATATTGAAGGATTATGGGACACAAATGTCCCAAGCACTTGGAAGAAGGAGTTTGAAGAGCTGAAGTGGTATGACGGCCACGCCAACTACGTGAAAGACTTTGAACTGGATAAGGTCCCGGAGGACATGGAGGCCTTTTTGTGTTTCGATGGGGTTACGTATCGCTCCGAGATTTATCTCAACGGCAAACATGTTGGGGACCATGATTGGGGTTACAGCCCCTTCCAAATGAGAGTCACCAATCTCCTTTCGAAAAAGAATCGGCTTTTCGTTCTCGTGGACAATTTTATGAGGGAGGATCGAGTGCCCGGCATCCGCTGTGACTGGAACAATGATGGTGGCATTACCGGCAAAGTGTCTCTGATATTCGTTCCTAAAATTCATATCCATAACTTTCGCACGAGCACAAAACTGCTTGGCGATTCTGTATCCATTGAGGTAGAGGTCGATGCCCGGTCCTACGCCGATCCAAATGAAGGAGCGACCCTTCCGATAACGATGGCCATACCCGAGCTCAATCTGGAGGCTCTCATCGAAGTGCCGGTGAACGGCAAAGCTACCCATACCTTCGAATTGGATCGGGAGAAGACTCGTTTGTGGTCCCCTGAAGACCCCAAGCTCTACCGAACGAAACTGAGCACTCCCTTCGAGAACCTCGAAGACGAGATCGGCTATCGCGAGATTCGCAGAGACGGACGACAGGTCTTCCTCAACGGAAAGGAATTGCACCTTTACGGAGTGGCGGTTCATTCCGAATTTCCTGAAACAGGACGTGCGGCAACCCCTGAAGGAATCCAGTTGATGTTGGAGCGGGCACGCAACTTGGGATGCAACTTCCTGCGCTGTGCCCACTACCCTTACGCCGATGATTTTGCCCGAGCCATGGACAAGGCCGGGATGCTTTGGTGGGAAGAGGTTCCCGTCTACTGGCTGACCCACGTACACGAAGAGCCCCAACTCGGGTATGCTCTCGGTATGCTACGGGAGATGATTGTCCGCGACTGGAACCGCGCTTCGTTGATTATCTGGTCAGTCTCCAACGAATGTGCAGGCGATGGCTCGCCAATGGGATCGCACAGTGACTTAGCAGGCGGAAACTATCCCTACTGGGTCGAAGCGACGAAACTGGTGCGAGAACTCGATCCGAGCCGATTGATCAGCTCCGCCGATTCCGGTTATCGCAAGACAACCAAAAGTAAATGGCAGCCGGATGCCGGAGATGCTTTTGATACCGCCATCAAAGGAGAGGACTGGCATCCAGGTCACCCCGACGCATTCTACGAACTACTCGATATTCTTGGAGCAAATCTCTACGTCAACAATCCTGGAGATAATCCGACGGCTACCGACAAGTTGGTCGAGATGCTCAAACCCTACAACAAGCCGCTCATGATCACCGAGTTCGGATCGATGTCTACAACAGAGGAATCTCCTGAAGGTAGAACCGCATCTGATTTGGGACATCCTGAAAGACATGCAACCATTCTCCGCGAGGCTTATGAAGCCATGGCAAGCTGTCCGGAAATCATCGGCTACGTCCCTTGGGCTCTCATGGATGTCCGGGTGCCAATGCACTGGCGTTGGTACAACCGGGGCAGCGGCACTTTCGCCTACGGATTACTGGATAACCAATATGACGAAAAAGCGGTTTATCAGGTCGTCAAGGAGTGCATCGCTGAAATCAAAGAAGCGACGGGCCAAACATGA
- a CDS encoding alpha-L-fucosidase: MNTQSPRTPGTPLKFDPTRESLQQYKCPEWFRDAKFGIWAHWGPQSVPMIGDWYARNMYLQGNPQNLHHCRVYGHPSKFGYKDLVRLWKAEKFDPENLVDLYCRAGAKYVYTCGAHHDNFDCWDSKHHAWNSVNVGPGKDIVGLFAEATRSVGLKFGVTEHLERTWSWFNTNKGSDTYGPFKGVPYDGNDPAYQDFYLEKHGDSSPSYPQSAPETWMRHWQDRMIDLIKQYEPDLFYTDGAIPFGKIGLEVMAEFYNQNLASKGRLEAVYALKDHKHLERVGYHGEYREGIGVLDVERGVVDDIHLNPWQTDTCIGGWYYKSEIEYKSPGEVISMLVDIVSKNGNLLLNFPLKPDGTLDDEEIWIAEEIGRWMDVNGEGIYGTRPWHIYGEGPTRLESGLFAEDKKKKFTARDIRFTQKGDALYACILGWPDNGRIQIESLRHLNDTRLLKSVELLGHGPVEYIRRGDENVYGERGLIILLPEKKPCSHAWILKIELLPE, encoded by the coding sequence ATGAATACCCAATCTCCGCGAACTCCCGGCACTCCGCTGAAGTTTGACCCGACCCGGGAGTCTCTACAGCAATACAAATGTCCGGAGTGGTTCCGCGATGCGAAATTTGGTATCTGGGCTCATTGGGGGCCACAATCGGTTCCGATGATTGGAGATTGGTATGCGCGAAACATGTATCTCCAGGGAAATCCCCAGAATCTGCATCACTGTCGCGTATATGGACATCCGTCGAAGTTCGGCTACAAGGATCTGGTCAGGCTCTGGAAAGCCGAGAAATTCGATCCGGAGAACCTCGTAGATCTGTATTGCCGCGCAGGTGCGAAGTATGTCTATACCTGCGGAGCCCATCACGACAACTTCGACTGCTGGGATTCAAAGCATCATGCGTGGAATTCAGTGAACGTCGGACCCGGAAAGGACATCGTGGGCCTTTTCGCAGAAGCCACTCGCTCCGTCGGCCTGAAGTTTGGAGTCACCGAACACCTCGAGAGGACCTGGAGTTGGTTCAACACGAACAAAGGCTCCGATACCTACGGCCCTTTCAAGGGTGTCCCGTATGACGGTAACGACCCTGCCTACCAAGACTTTTACCTGGAAAAACACGGCGACTCCTCCCCGTCCTATCCGCAGTCAGCGCCCGAAACTTGGATGCGACATTGGCAGGATCGAATGATTGATCTGATCAAACAATATGAGCCGGATCTTTTCTACACCGATGGTGCGATTCCGTTTGGCAAGATCGGCCTCGAAGTGATGGCCGAGTTTTACAATCAGAACCTCGCCAGCAAAGGCCGCCTGGAGGCCGTCTATGCTTTGAAGGATCATAAACACCTGGAGCGAGTCGGATACCACGGCGAATATCGCGAAGGGATTGGTGTCCTCGATGTCGAAAGAGGCGTAGTCGATGACATTCATCTCAATCCTTGGCAAACGGACACCTGCATCGGTGGCTGGTATTACAAATCCGAAATCGAATACAAGTCTCCGGGAGAGGTCATTTCCATGCTCGTCGATATCGTGAGCAAGAACGGAAATCTTCTTCTCAACTTCCCGCTCAAGCCCGATGGGACCCTCGACGACGAGGAGATTTGGATCGCCGAGGAAATAGGTCGTTGGATGGACGTGAACGGAGAGGGCATTTATGGCACGAGACCGTGGCACATTTACGGCGAGGGACCCACTCGATTGGAATCGGGCCTTTTTGCTGAGGATAAAAAGAAAAAGTTCACCGCTCGTGACATTCGATTCACGCAAAAAGGCGATGCGCTCTATGCTTGTATCCTCGGTTGGCCGGATAACGGTCGAATCCAAATCGAATCACTCCGGCACCTCAATGATACCCGATTGCTCAAGTCCGTTGAGCTCTTGGGTCACGGTCCGGTGGAGTACATTCGACGCGGTGACGAGAACGTTTATGGTGAGAGAGGCTTGATAATTCTCCTTCCAGAAAAGAAACCATGCTCCCATGCTTGGATACTGAAGATCGAACTGTTACCGGAATAG
- a CDS encoding right-handed parallel beta-helix repeat-containing protein has product MRLYVLRVFAQFFGNPFVYSIKVSGFIVSLPFLMTTETSTIHVSIHGDDSSVGSSDAPLRTISAAAQKAQPGDTVLIHSGIYREEIDPPRGGTSDSERITYAAADGEEVEIRGSEVIEGWEYVSDEVWTTRVPNSLFGDFNPYADLIRGDWFRPGNREHHTGAVYFDGQWLTEAANKDSLTESAETAGHWIASVDGDYTTFWAHFNGEDPNQGLTEINVRQAVFYPRKTGINYLTVRGLGLRHAATNWAPPTAEQVGAIGTNWSKGWIIEDNVISHSRSTGVTLGKYGDEFDNTSANTAEGYDVTIARALENGWDRSQIGSHVVRNNHISFCEQAGIVGSLGAVFCEVTGNTIHDIHVQRLFTGDEQAGIKFHAPIDTLIAGNRIFRTFRAMWMDWMTQGTRITGNLCYDSYEQDLFIEVDHGPFMVDHNVFLSDWSIMNWSEGTAFVHNLFGGRIIGESVLKRFTPYHEEHSTALAGSINIVGGDERFYNNLLVDRKGMEKHLTKIRPCGDDQGWNGVNESETFPSYAGGNAFLASSPGLVESDEGFFLEFDDAGITETTDFVSGIDSDRLGLSKITGLPYVNVDGKPFSFTSPVAGPFESLPTANKRVSVPGFNVAEIRA; this is encoded by the coding sequence ATGCGCCTTTATGTTTTGCGGGTTTTTGCGCAGTTTTTCGGTAATCCATTCGTGTACTCGATTAAAGTAAGCGGTTTTATTGTGTCTCTCCCCTTTTTAATGACGACTGAAACCTCTACAATACACGTATCGATCCACGGCGATGACTCATCGGTCGGATCTTCTGATGCACCACTGAGAACGATTTCCGCTGCTGCCCAAAAGGCCCAGCCTGGAGATACGGTCCTCATCCATTCGGGTATCTACCGGGAGGAGATCGACCCACCGCGCGGCGGGACTTCTGATAGTGAGCGAATTACCTACGCAGCGGCGGACGGGGAAGAGGTAGAAATCCGTGGGTCGGAAGTGATAGAAGGTTGGGAGTATGTCTCGGACGAGGTCTGGACGACGCGGGTTCCCAATTCGCTCTTTGGGGATTTCAACCCGTACGCAGATTTGATTCGCGGGGATTGGTTTCGACCGGGCAATAGAGAGCATCACACGGGTGCTGTGTATTTTGACGGACAGTGGCTGACTGAAGCTGCCAATAAGGACTCTTTGACTGAATCTGCGGAAACCGCGGGTCACTGGATTGCTTCCGTTGACGGCGATTACACGACATTTTGGGCGCACTTCAACGGGGAAGACCCGAACCAAGGATTGACTGAAATCAATGTGCGCCAGGCGGTGTTTTACCCGCGTAAGACTGGCATCAACTATTTGACAGTTCGCGGTCTGGGTTTGCGGCATGCGGCGACGAATTGGGCACCACCTACTGCTGAGCAAGTCGGGGCCATCGGAACGAACTGGAGCAAGGGATGGATCATCGAAGACAATGTGATCTCCCACTCAAGATCTACGGGGGTTACCCTTGGGAAATACGGTGATGAGTTTGACAACACCTCCGCGAACACCGCTGAGGGGTACGACGTTACGATCGCGCGGGCTCTTGAAAACGGATGGGATCGCAGCCAGATCGGAAGCCACGTTGTGCGCAACAACCACATTTCCTTCTGTGAGCAAGCGGGGATTGTCGGCAGTCTTGGAGCGGTCTTCTGTGAGGTGACCGGAAACACCATTCACGACATCCATGTGCAGCGGCTTTTCACCGGCGATGAGCAGGCGGGTATCAAGTTTCACGCACCGATTGATACTCTGATCGCTGGGAATCGTATCTTTCGCACCTTCCGAGCGATGTGGATGGATTGGATGACCCAAGGCACCCGAATCACTGGGAACCTGTGTTACGATAGTTACGAACAGGACCTTTTTATCGAGGTCGATCACGGACCTTTCATGGTCGACCACAATGTCTTTCTATCGGATTGGTCGATCATGAATTGGTCGGAAGGGACCGCCTTTGTGCACAATCTCTTTGGCGGGCGGATCATCGGGGAGTCTGTTCTCAAGCGGTTTACGCCCTACCATGAGGAGCACTCCACGGCTTTAGCTGGTTCGATCAACATCGTCGGTGGTGACGAGCGATTCTACAACAATCTCCTTGTGGACCGGAAAGGGATGGAAAAACACCTTACGAAGATCCGCCCTTGCGGTGACGATCAGGGATGGAATGGGGTGAATGAATCGGAAACCTTCCCCTCTTACGCAGGTGGCAACGCTTTCCTGGCGAGCAGCCCGGGATTGGTAGAGTCTGATGAAGGGTTTTTCCTGGAATTCGACGACGCCGGGATCACTGAGACCACCGACTTCGTGAGCGGCATTGATTCTGATAGGTTAGGCCTGTCCAAAATTACCGGGCTACCCTATGTCAACGTAGACGGGAAACCGTTTTCCTTTACCTCTCCAGTGGCTGGTCCTTTTGAGTCCTTACCCACAGCTAATAAACGGGTCTCTGTTCCCGGCTTCAATGTTGCCGAAATACGTGCTTAA